From a region of the Streptacidiphilus albus JL83 genome:
- a CDS encoding SDR family NAD(P)-dependent oxidoreductase encodes MNELDGLRAIVTGGASGIGLATARLLSERGAEVAVLDLTALDPAGLEPDGAGGAGKPLHGFLADVSDDASVRAALAEATAHLGGLDILVNNAGIGAAGTVEDNPDEQWHRVLDVNVLGMVRTTRAALPHLRASAHAAIVNTCSIAATAGLPQRALYSASKGAVLSLTLAMAADHVREGIRVNCVNPGTADTPWVGRLLDAADDPEAERAALNARQPMGRLVTAEEVAAAVAYLASPAAGSVTGTALAVDGGMAGLRLRPAGS; translated from the coding sequence ATGAACGAGCTCGACGGACTGCGCGCCATAGTCACCGGCGGCGCCTCCGGAATCGGCCTGGCCACGGCCCGGCTGCTGTCCGAACGCGGCGCCGAGGTCGCGGTGCTCGACCTCACCGCGCTGGACCCCGCTGGGCTCGAACCCGACGGAGCCGGCGGGGCCGGTAAGCCGCTGCACGGCTTCCTGGCCGACGTCTCCGACGACGCCTCGGTCCGCGCGGCCTTGGCCGAGGCCACCGCGCACCTCGGCGGGCTGGACATCCTGGTCAACAACGCCGGGATCGGCGCGGCCGGAACGGTCGAGGACAACCCGGACGAGCAGTGGCACCGGGTGCTGGACGTCAATGTGCTCGGCATGGTCCGCACCACCCGGGCGGCGCTGCCGCACCTGCGGGCGTCCGCGCACGCCGCGATCGTCAACACCTGCTCGATCGCCGCCACGGCCGGGCTGCCGCAGCGGGCCCTGTACTCCGCCAGCAAGGGCGCGGTACTGTCGCTCACCCTGGCCATGGCCGCCGACCACGTCCGCGAGGGCATCCGGGTCAACTGCGTCAACCCCGGCACCGCCGACACCCCCTGGGTCGGCCGACTGCTGGACGCCGCCGACGACCCCGAGGCCGAGCGGGCCGCGCTGAACGCCCGTCAGCCGATGGGACGCCTGGTCACCGCCGAGGAGGTCGCCGCCGCCGTCGCCTACCTGGCGAGCCCCGCCGCCGGTTCGGTCACCGGCACCGCGCTCGCCGTCGACGGCGGCATGGCCGGACTCCGGCTGCGTCCGGCCGGCAGCTGA